The following are encoded together in the Brassica napus cultivar Da-Ae chromosome A9, Da-Ae, whole genome shotgun sequence genome:
- the LOC125578010 gene encoding uncharacterized protein LOC125578010: MNTTKFDVSPYLLLEASADSDGGGTVQIVGALDGGESIVNDYYTDGDDKSCSASLYETSCVTATSQRHSFDLEEDTVKEERIFTTTEEEDEDGEGEVNSYRRCGKSQFVDSSEVVISEMDKSRMFWEACLAS; encoded by the coding sequence ATGAACACAACCAAGTTTGATGTGTCACCTTATTTGCTCCTCGAAGCATCTGCAGATTCCGATGGCGGAGGCACCGTTCAGATCGTGGGTGCCCTGGACGGTGGCGAATCCATTGTTAACGATTATTACACGGATGGCGATGATAAGTCTTGTAGTGCCAGTTTATACGAGACGTCTTGTGTGACGGCGACGAGTCAAAGACATAGTTTTGATCTAGAGGAGGATACGGTGAAGGAAGAAAGAATATTCACCAccacagaggaagaagacgaggaCGGAGAAGGGGAAGTGAACAGCTATAGAAGATGCGGGAAAAGCCAGTTTGTTGATTCTAGTGAGGTGGTGATCAGTGAGATGGACAAAAGTCGAATGTTCTGGGAAGCTTGTCTCGCTTCTTGA